CCGCTCTGTTCGACGCGGTCCGTATCGCCCTGACGGGACGCAGGCTCGGCATCCATACCGATGCCCGCCAGCGTTTCGAGCGCGGAATCGATCCGGCACTCGTTCTGCCCGGCCTGGAAGCTGCCACACAGCTCATTCTGTCGCTCTGCGGCGGTGAGGCCAGTGAAATCACCAGCGCTGGCGCAGTTCCCGCCTGGCAGCGTGAGGCATGGCTGCGTTTCGATCGTCTCGAAACGCTGGGTGGCGTCGAAATCCCTTCGGGGGAAGCCACACGCATCCTTGAGCATCTCGGCTTTGCCGTACATGAGCAGGACGAGACACGCGCCTGTTTCGCGGTGCCATCATGGCGCAATGACGTGGCGACAGGTGTCACGCTCGATCAGGCACCGCATCTCGACCCTGCCCAGGCCCAGAACGCTGCGGCGTCGGTTCATGCCATCGAGGCAGAAAACGACCTGATCGAGGAAGTGCTGCGTATCTACGGGCTGGACTCGGTTCCCCCGCTGCCATTGCCGCTCAAGACAGCGATTGCCGCTCCCGCCCTGACGCCGGCACAGGTCCGTCTGGGCGATCTGCGTCGACTCTGCGCGTTGCGTGGGCTGGTGGAAACCGTTGGCTTCTCCTTCGTCTCGCATGAGGACGCTCTGCTGTTCGGCGGAGCGCCTGAGGGGCTGCGTCTGCTCAACCCGATCGCTTCCGACCTCAACCAGATGCGCCCTACGCCGCTGATCAATCTGGCCCGTGCGTGGCAGCGCAATGCGGCGCGTGGACTGAGCGATGCGGCCCTGTTCGAACTGGGCCCCTGCTTCCATGCAGATGGGCAGAAGCTCGTGCTGGCCGGGCTGCGTGGTGGTGAGACGCCAAGGCGCCCCGGTACGCGGGCACAACCCATGACGTTGTGGGACGCCAAGGCGGATCTCATGGCGGCGCTCGAGGCTCTCAAGCTTCCTGCCGAGGCGCTGAGCGTGACAGCCGATGCGCCCGGTCATTATCATCCCGGCCGCTCGGGTGTTGTGCGTCAGGGTCCAAAGACGGTTCTGGGCTGCTTTGGCGAGCTGCATCCCCGCGTGACACGCGCCATGGGTATCGACTCGACTCTTGTCGTATTCGAAATTTTCCTCGATGCCGTGCCGCTGCCCAAGGTCAAGCGTCGCCAGCCGCCTGCGCTCTCGGCTTTCCAGCCTGTCAGTCGCGATTTTGCCTTCATCGTGGCACCGGGTGTGGAAGCTCAGGCTGTTCTCAAGGCCGCCCGTGGTGCCGAACGGGCGCTGATCAGCGATGTGCGCCTGTTCGATGTTTATGAGGGCGGGTCGCTCGAGGCAGGTCATCGGTCATTGGGCATCGAGGTCACGCTTCAGCCCGTCAAGGCGAGCCTGACCGATGAGGAAATCGAGGCTGTTTCCGAAAAGATCATTGCGGCCGTTGCCAAGGCAACCGGCGCAACGCTGAGACGCTGAGGCCGCATGCCCAATTCTGCCATCACCCCTCGCGTCATCTGGCTTCTGGCAGGTGAGGCCAGTGGTGATGTGCTGGGCGCCCACCTCATGCAGGCACTTCACGCGCGCGACCCGCATCTGATTTTCGTTGGAATCGGTGGTCCGCGCATGGAGGCTTTGGGCCTCGCCAGCCTGTTCCCCATGCGGGATCTGGCAGTGATGGGGCTGGTGGAGGTGCTGCCGCGCATACGACAGCTCTCCCAACGCCTGAACGAGGCGGTCAATGATGTGGTGCTGCGTCAGCCCGATCTGATTGTCACGATCGACTCACCGGGTTTCGCGTTGCGCTTTCTCAAGCGCCTGCGACACGTGACCGTACCGAAAATCCATTATGTGGGCCCGCAGGTCTGGGCGTGGCACGAGAAGCGCGTCCACAGTTTCCCCGAACTCTGGGACCGGCTGCTTTGCCTCCTGCCGTTCGAGGTGGAGTGGTTCGGTGAGCGCGGCGTAGCGGTCGATTTCGTCGGTCATCCGGTGCTTCAGTCAGGGGCCGATCAGGGGGATGCGAAGCGCTTTCGGCTGCGTCATGGCATTGCCGATGAGGCACCCGTGCTGATCCTGATGCCTGGCAGCCGTCGCTCCGAGGTGCCGCGCCTTTTGCCGGTTTACGGTAAGATGCTCGCCCTGCTGAAACAGCGTCTGCCGGGTATCGTGCCGGTCCTGCCGCTTTCGCCGCTTGTCGCCCAGACGGTACGCGCTGCCGTGGCGCGCTGGCCGGTCAAGCCGATCATCGTGACCGAACTGCATGACAAGCATGATGCTTTCGCCGCAGCAGGCGCAGCCCTGACCAAATCGGGCACGTCGACGCTCGAACTGGCTCTGGCGCATGTACCGATGGCTGTGGCTTATCGCGTCAATCCGGTCACGGCGTTCATGGCGCGTCGCCTGATCAAGGTGAAATATGTGGCGATGGTCAATCTGCTGGCAGGGCGGGAGGTCGTGCCCGAGCTTCTGCAGGAGCGTTGTACGCCAGAGGATCTGGCGGATGCGTCCTATGCCCTGTTGACCGACCCGGCGCTGGGGGCGGCGCAACGCGAAGCCTTCGATGCGGTCATGGCGCAGCTGCGCCCTCCGGCATCACCGAGCCATAACGGTACCCCGTCAGACGCGGCGGCAGAAGCGGTTCTGCGTATCCTGAACGAACGACGCCCGGTGACAGCGCTAGGGACGGTCACGACAACTGAGCCCGACGCGCCCTGAGACGCCTCAGGCGGCGCTTTCTGTGGGCGCAGCAGCCTCAGCGTGCCGCGGTGGGGGATCTGGTTCTGTGAGGGAAAGGCCCCGTTCGCGTCACGGATAAGCCCCTCGGCAAGCGCCAGCCCTTTTCACCAGACGGGGATAAAGGGGCAGTAATAGAGGCAAGGCTCAGTGCGCGCTGCCATAAAGCTGCTCGGGCGTGACTTCCGGCGCTGTCGTATCCCGCAGCCCCTCAGGAACGACTTCATGATAGAAGCAGCTGCGACGGCCAGTATGGCAAGCCACGCCTGTCTGGTTCACGAGCAGCAGCACCGCATCGCGATCGCAATCCAGCCGGGCCGAAACAAGGGTCTGGCGCTGACCAGAGCTCTCGCCCTTGCGCCAAAGCCTGTCGCGGCTGCGTGAATAGTAGCAGACCTGACCGGTTGCGAGCGTCTCGGCCAGTGCCTCGCGGTTCATCCAGGCCAGCATCAGAACATCATGTGGCGCCTCTGCCGCCTGGGCGAGGGCCGTAATCAGCCCGTCCTCATTGAAACGCACCGTATCGAGCAGGGTGTCGATCGTCTGCTGATCGGGGGGGAGGTAGCTCATGATGCTTCGTCCTGAAACCAGTCGGGAATGATGGGTGTGAGGGTTACTCCCTCATGATGCACGGGCGTTGTCCAGACCTCGCGACGCAAAAAGGCAAGGCCATGCTGCCCGAGACTGCTGCGCATCTGTCCGATCTCGCGCCCTTCAGCCATCAGAATGGTACCGCAGGGGGGGAGGGGACCATCACCCTGCACGGGCACCAGACGCTTTTTCACCAGCCCACGGTAATGGGTACGGGCGGTGAGTTCCTGCCCCATATAGCACCCCTTGGTGAAAGAGATGCCGTGCAGCCAGTCGAAATTCGCCTCGATCAGCAAGGTCTTCTCGCTCTCGCAATCCTGCGCATCGGGCAGGCCCAGCGAGAGGCGGTGGGCATGATAGGCGGTGAGATCGGCCTGATCGGCAGTGTCAGATCCCTCAGTGACACGGCGCCATCCCGCATCGGGATGCCTTGGGTCACGACGTGCGCCCTCGTGGGGGGTGTCATCCCATAGGGCTTCCACGGAAAGAGCGGTCCGTTCTAGCGCCACGTCAGCGCGCAGGCGGAACCGCATCAACCGGCTGATCAGAAAATCAGCGTGATCGGCAGGTACGTCGAGCAGAAGGCGCTCGCTCTCATGCCATAAAAAGAAATCCGAAAGGTAGCGGCCCTGGGGTGTGAGATAGCCTGCCCATATCAGGGCCTCGTCTGAGGCGGCATTGACGTCGTTCGACACCAGTCCCTGAAGAAAACTCACCCTGTCCCGGCCACTGAGGGAGAGAATAACGCGATCCGTGAGCCATGCTCTTGCCATTTTCATTCTCCAATCCGGACAGTATTGAATGGAGATGCGGGTTGCAGCCTGCTGAAACAAGAGAGAAAATGTGAAAGCGACGCATGCGTTATTCGTGCGTTGCCTTATCAACGCAAGTCATTCCCCTCAGGAGGGGATATCCTGGGAGGCGTGACTTTTGCCAGTGTCCGAGATCATTGACCCGGCCGATCCCGAAGCCGAAACGAGAAGACGCCGTCTGATCGAACTCGTAGGCCCGATCTTCGGCGTTGTTCTTGTCATTGTGGTCATTGTTGTTGTCACGCTTCATTCCTATCACAAGACGCGCGACGGGGTGATTGCGCTCACCCGCGATCTGTTGCGCGAGGAACAGAAAAACCTGACGCAGCAGGTTTCAGACTATCTGGCCCCCGCTCCGGCGACTGCAACGGTGGCGCGTGACCTGCTGACCGATCCGGTGACGGATGAGCCACCCCAGGTCTTTCTGAATTATGGCGCATCCATGCTGCGCAATGTCGAGCAGGTGGAGAGCTTCTATCTCGCCGATGATCGTGGCTCGTTCTGGTTTATCGATCGTGCGCCAAAGGATATCGCCGATGGCATGGAATGGGTGCATCTGCTGCGGGACAAGAATGTTTTCCGGCACTGGTATTATGACAAGAACAATGTGCTGGTCCGCACGAGTGACACGCCGGGCAAGAATTACGATCCGCGTCAGCGCCCCTGGTACAAGGGAGCCTTCGAGCACCCTGACCTGAACTGGTCCGACCCCTATCCCACCGTTGCCACAGAACAGCTGATCGTGACTGCGGCCAGCGTCCTGCACACATCCGATGGGCATCAGGCCGTCTTTGCCATCAACATCTCCCTCAACCGCCTGACGGATTTTCTTGCAGCCATCAAGATTGGCAAAAGCGGCCAGGCTGTCGTGGTGGACAAGGAGGGGCATCTTATTGCGGGCAGTCACCTGCTGGATGTGGCGCGAAAGGCGAACTGGCAGTTCGACAAGATGCAGCTCGATCCTGCCACGCAGCCGGTTTTTACACGCGCGCTCTCGCTGTTCCACATTTACGGGGCGGGTGTGCACCTCATCAAGGCGCATGACACGCAATACGTCGCTATCATGGCCTCGTTGCACAAGATCAGGCCAGGATGGGTATTGCTGCTGAACGCGCCAGAGGACGATTTTGCGGCTTTCGCTGCGGCAGCAGGGCGGCAGGGTTTTCTTTTTTCCATGGTGATTGTCGTGCTGGCCGGGTTGCTGGCAGGGTTTCTGGTGCGACAGAACCGCCGGACCGAGGGTCTGCGTCGCCAGATCCGGTATGAACGTGCCCAGGTCAAGGCCGAGAGCAATGCGCTCAATGCCATGGCCGGAACGCCTCATCTCCTTGACCCCGGACACGATGCACCACTCCTGACGCAACGTCTGGCTGAACTGGCCCGGGCAAGGCGTGTGAGCCTGTGGCGGTCGGTTGGCGAGGAGGAGCGTCTTTTGTGTGAAGACTCCTATGACCGGACGACAGACGCTCATAGTGCGGGCATGGAACTGGCCCATAGCGATCTCAAGAATTTCTTTGCCATGTTGATGTCGGGTGAGGTGATCGAGAGCGATCACGCCTCGGCACAGGAGGGGTTGCGCACCTTCCAGCGCATGGTCATGAGTCAGATCGGTTCAAAGTCTGTCTATATCCAGCCCATTCTGGCCAGAGGTACGGTTATCGGCATGGTGGTGCTGGAAGACGCTGCCCGTCCCCATGCAGTCTCGCACATCATTGCGATTGTTGCCGAGATTGCGGCCGTCCGTTTTGCAAGCATGAGGGCCGATGAGGCTTCAGCCGGAAAGCCGGAGCAGACGCAACGCGAGGATTATGGTGCCATCACCACGCGACTGAATGAGGGCTTCATTGCCGCACCCGGCGAGAGCAGCGCTAACGGTCTCAAGGCGGGGCAATATGCAATGGTCCCGGTGGCGACAGTCCTGTTCCAGGACTCGAAGTCGGAAGCAACTGTCGATCTGATCCCGATCGTCCAGACGCTGGTGGAGCGGTTTCAGGACGTCATCCAGCATGCCGGGCTGTTTTCGGCTCAGGTTCTGGGTGGCAGGCTTGTGCTGATTGGCGGGTGTTCACAGGAGCCCGATCCCGATGCGGCACGGCGTGTCGCCGATGCGCTGTTGGCCCTGCGTGAACTGGCGCTTGTGACACTGTCCGACGCCGAACTTACCCCGAGCTTCCGTATTGGCCTCGATGTCGGGCAGGCCTTCGGGGCGACGCTGGGTCAGGATCCGGGTGTGTTCAATATCTGGGGCGAGGCACCTCAGACATCGGAGCTGCTGGCCATCAGTGCACCTGACTCAGGGACAATCCAGGTGTCGGAGGCCGCCCATGCGTTGCTGCGCGACTACTATCTGTTTAGGCCACGCGGCATGTTCTACCTGCCGGGCCTTGGCATCACCAACACCTATGTTCTGGCAGCCAAGCGTTGAGTGACGAGATTCCCCTCTACAGGCGCCTGCTCCGCCGTCTGGGCGCGCTGACGAGGCGGCAGATGCGTTTCTCGCTCATGCTCGTCGGGGCGAGCTGGGGCGTGGTACGTGAGGCGCTGCGCCCGACTTCGTGGCGCCGTACGGTGCTGCATGAGTTCAAGAACACGCTGCGACAGGCCGCGGGCGGTGGGCTGTTCAGCACGCTTTTCACGGCGGCGCTCACAGGGTTCGGGATTGTGGCGCAGGCGATCTACTGGCTGGGCATTGCCGGTATGGCCGATAGCACGGACTCTCTGCTGGCTACCGTGCTCGTGCGTGAAATCGCCCCGGTTCTGGTGGGCATCATCCTGCTGGGCCGGAGCGCCATGCTGAGCCTGACGCAGCTTGGACAGCTAACGCTGGGCGGTGAATTGCGCGCGCTTCAGGCTCAGGGGATCGATCCCTTCATGACACTGGTCATGCCGCGTGCGCTGGCGATGATGCTGAGTTCCTTCACGCTGGGCATGGTGTTCAGCATCATCTCACTGTCGGTCGGATATGGCGTTTGTCGTGTTCACTCCGTCATCACCATGCCGCTCTGGACGTTCCTCTACGATATCGTCGGGGCCATGAAGCCGATCGATTACCTCGGGATTCCCCTCAAGCTTACGATCAGCGGATTTTTGCTGAGCCTTGCCACGCAGCTGACCGGTCTCGATGCCACGCGTTCGGATACGATTGCGACCCTTCTGCCGCGTGGTTTTGCTCGTGGTATTCTCGTGATCATGGTCGTCAATGTCGTGCTCGGGGTGACAGTCGCATGACCGACGACCTTTCTGCCGTACTGGAATTGCGCGAAGCCCGCCCGGTTTTTGAGGAAAGCGGTCTGACGTCCATTCCCTATTCGCTGCGCCTGATGCCGGGCGACTGCATGCTGATTGCCTGTCGTGATTCCGAGCGCGCCACACGTTTTGCGGATCTTTGCACCGGTATGGCACCGCTCGTCTCGGGACAGGTGCTGTGCCAGGGGCTTAATTGGGAGGCGCTGGCCGAGCCCCGGGCCTGGGCGCTACGGGGGCGTATCGGCCGTGTGATGCAGCAGGGAGCCTGGATCGACCTGTTTGGCACCGATCTCAATATTCTTCTGCAACAGCTGCATCATACGCGCACGCCCACCGAGGAACTGATCGATGAGGCAATCGCGCTTTCCAGACGTTTTGGCCTGCCGGGTCTGCCGACATTGACCCCGGGACGGCTGAGCGTGGCTGATCGGGCCAAGGCGGCCTGTGTGAGAGCCTTTCTGGGAGAGCCGAAGCTGCTCTTGCTGGAAGATCCGGTGGAGCTGGAGACTGCTGATATGATGACTGCCTTCCTTGCCGAGCTGACAGCGGCACGTGAGCGAGGCTGTGGTGTGATCTGGTTTTCCCGCGAACCGGATCTGTGGCGTGGCTATCATGCCGAGGGAACGCAGCGATACAGGTTGCTGGATGAGGGTCTGTTACCAATGAAGCAGGTGGTCTGATGTTTCGTGTCCGTTCAAACGCCAACACTGGCAGCCGCACCCGTCCTTTGTTGCGCATCCGCTATGCCGATGAATGGGTCGGTATGCTGGTCGTCGCGACTTTCGGCCTGTTCATCTTTGCAATTATCGAGGCCGGCGTTCTGCGAGACTGGCTGACGCCCTCAGGCAAGCTGCATTTCAATCTGCCCGAGAGCGGTATTGCGGGCCTGGCCGTGGGAAATGACATCGAGCTTATGGGGATCCGTATCGGCTCGATCCGTGCGGTGAAGATCAACCCGCATGGTAATATGTACGCCATTGCTGATATCGACCCGCAATTCGAGCCTTATATCCGCAAGGACAGCCGCGCCATCATCCGTCATCGCTTTGTCGTGGCCGGAGCAAGCTATATCGAGCTTGAGCGCAGCAAAGGCCCTGCGATGGACTGGGAGTTTGCCGAGCTTGAAGCCACGGTCGAACCCAACCCGGCTGATATGATTACCAAGACCATCAGTGATATTCGTGCGGGCATGATGCCGAGCCTGCACAATGCGGACAAGATCATGGCTGACCTCGCTGCCGTGACGACATCCATCCGCAACGGTAAAGGTACAGTCGGTGGGCTGATGATGGATGACACGCTGCTTAAACATGCGGATGAAGTGATCAGAACACTTCAGGACTCCATAGCGCAGCTCAAGCCGATCGAGGCTCAGATATCAGGCGTTCTGAAGCAGACACAGGGCACGATGGATAACCTGCGTTCAAGCAGCAATGACGTGAAGAAAGCCACGCCGCAGCTCAAGGACACGATGGCGCATCTGAATGCCGCAAGTGCCCAGCTTCCGGCACTTCTGACACAGGCACAGGCCACGACCATCAGCCTCAAGCGCCTGACCGACCAGTTGCGTGGTCTCTGGATCCTGGGTGGCAGCTCGGGCAAGGCCCCTGCGCGCAGGCTTCCAGCCGGAGATATCAAGCCATGAAGAGGTCGCGTTTCCTGTTCCTCGGGACATTGTTGGGGGTAACGGCCCTGACGGGCTGTGGCGGTGCTGGGAGCAAGGACGCGGCACGTCCCGATCAGGATTATCTGAATGCCATGGAGGTCGGGCGGGACTCATTCGACCTGACCCATGCCGACCAGGCAAAAACACAATTCGAGAATGCGTATGGTAGAGCCCTGCTTCGCGATGATGTTCTGGCCATACGTGATGCCGGTTATAATCTGGCTGTCGCAAACCTTGCGATGGGTAATGCGAAAGCAACGCTCGATACCGTGCGCCGGGTTCATGGTGACATGGCGCTGCGCGGCGACGCACCCAGCCCAGCGCTCGATCTCGTTGCCGTGGCGGCCTATTGCCGGCTTGGTCAAAATGCTCAGGCAATCGATCTGGCGCACAGGATCAGCACTGATGACCCGGCGCTTATGGAGAGACGCGCATTCCTGATGGGTATTGCTGCTGACGGGGTGGGGGATACGGGCTTTCTGGCGACCTCGCTGAATGCCCTGCCAGTGTCACCCAGGCCGCCGAGGCTGGAACAGGCAGACAGAGCCGAGCTGACGTCACGTCTGGCACTGCGTCAGGGGCATTATGACCAGGCTGAATCGGAGGCGATCAAGGCGATCGATCTGCGTCGCGACATGCTGGATTATCGCGGCATGGCCAGAGCGCTCGATGGTGCAGCGCGTGCAGCTCAGGCTGCCGGCAAGAGCGGGCAGGCAGCAGCCTACCGCCAGCGTGCCGCCGAAAGCCGTGCTCAGGTCAGTGACAAGAGCTGAGCACGGCGCGCCTGCCTCAGCGGGGGAGAGGCGGCATCAGAGTATTGCAGCGGGCTGGTTCGTCAGGCCCTTGCCATCTGTCTGGCGCAGGGAGATGGCCGTGAGGATCAGACAGGCCAGTACCCCGGCGACCGAGGCTGTGCCGAACCACATCATCACGCCATAGAGGGCTCCACCCTTGCAGCATAGATAAAGGGCCAGCAGGGGCAGGAGTAGCCTGCAGGGATGGAGCATGACGCGGGGCAGGGCTGGCAGGGCCAGGATACGGCACATCTTGGGTTGCAGGAACCCATGCGCTGCGAAGGCGACAATCCAGAGCAGGATCGCAGAGGATAAGATCATGGGGTGACGAGCCTGCGATGGATGAGGAAAGCGATCAGCCCGAAACCCAGCACTGTCAGATCGACAGCCTTGTAGACATCGAGGCAGATGAGGAAATTGGCGGTGTTGCGGGTCAGCAGATCGAGAGGCAGCAGTGCCGCCGAGAACGCCGTGAACAGGAAGAACTGCTCGTTCCAGCCGTGCCGTGCCCTGTTGGTGAAACTGCGGAAAACCCCGTGAAGCAGGGCAAGCGCCCAGACGACGAAGAAGGACCGGATTTCCAGATGACTACGGTCGGGAAGATCGGCCCAGAGAAGGCGATTGGCCCAGAGATACGCCAGAGCGGCCAGGGGAAGCCCTGTCGTCACAGCGATGGTCAGAGACTCTGCCAGACGAAAGCCGAAGGTCCTCGCCTTTTTGGGCCGATGCTTCATCAGGAAAATCACGAGCCCCCCCGACATCATGGCGCTACCGATTACACCGCTGACGAAATAAAGCCACCGCAGGGGCAGTGGTGCCCAGCGTATGAAATGCAGCCCACGCAATATGCCGCCGAGGCGATGAAGCGTATCCGGTGCCCGGACCGTCTTGAGCAACGTACCGTCTTTCTCGGAGAACTCCAGATGATCTCGCGTGAGGGCGAAGGAAGCTGAATCCGCCTTTGTCATCGAGACCTTGCCGTGATCGAACAGGACAAGCCCTATCGAACCACTGCCAAACACGTCCTCTGCCTTATGGAACATGGGGGCCAGGGGCGCTGTAACCATCTCGGCTTCATTTGCATCGGGCGAGAGAGGCATGGTCGAGGCAGGGTGGGGCCCTTCGGGTGCAGGCCGTTCGGCCGTGCGATGCGATAGCCCTGCTGCCCTGGCGCGGCCATGCGACCCTGCGCCAGCCTGCGGGCGGCCATGATGGCCCGTGCTGAACATGGGGAAAAGACGGGGGGCATGGATGACGGCGCCCGTATAGGCCATCATGACCATGAAGGGCAGGAAAAGCAGGCCTGCCAGGATATGGGCATCCATGAAGGCGCGGTTTTTCGAGGCAAAAGGTCTGAAAAGCAGAAGATCGCTGAAAATCGACCGGAAATGGATCACGATGCCCGAGCCCACCGCCACCAGCAGGCCGATAGCGGCGATTTCGGTCAGCATATTGCCCCAGAAGGGTCCGTAATACAGCGAATGGTGCAGATCGAAGAAAAGCTGACCGCCTCCCGTCTGACGCGTCGCTACCGGGAACGCATCCTGAGGACGGTATGCGGACCCGATAAAGGCATGACCATCATAATGCTGGATCCGTATGATCGGATCGCGCGGGGTGGGCAGCGTGATGAAGGCATTCTGACCCTCGTCGCGCAACTCCGCAGCGATGGTTCCAACCTGATTGAGCGCCTCATCACTCATTGGCTGAGCGACATAATGGGATAATTCAGGCTGCATCCAGCGCGTCAGCTCGGTGTCGAAAAGGGCAAGGCTTCCGCCCGTGAAGATCACCACCAGAATGATGCCGCCGATAAAGCCGACCCATTCATGAAGCCAGCCCATTCTGATGCGTAGAGTATCGCGCATCAGTGCGTTCCGAACTGTGAAACAAGAGTGACGAGGGGCAGCAGCCACACCGTGAGGGGCATCTGACGTGCAGGAAGCGTTGTCACCCGCCGCGGGGGCAGGCTGAATGCCACCAGCACCGTGACAGGAAGGAGCGCGAAGACGGTCAGGAAGCCGACGATCATGAGCGGTTCGCCCCCATAATGCCTGAACATGGCCATAACGCCCAGGCTAGCAGCGTACCCTACGATCATACCAAGGACGAGGCGCCGGACCCATGAACGAATGTGTTTCCGGCCCTGTTTGTAACTGAGACTCTTTCGCATGTGCTTCCTGTGCAACAGCGCCTAGCTTCGCGACGCGATTATCGCAGGTCAGGACAAAGTTTAGTTGCGAGCGTTTCTTATTCGCGTCTATTTGGCCGCGTCATTTACCTCTTGTCAATGAGATTAGCCTCTTGAGCCTGCTCACCTTGTCCGCCCTGAAGCCCGGAATGCCGCGTCCACGACGTCTGGCACTTTCTGCCCTGCTCATGCTGTCTGCAACCCTGCCGTGCCAAGCTTTCGCACAGGATCAGACACCCGCGCAGGCACAATCGCAATCGGGGGCGGTGAAAGACAGTCAGAAAAACGCGAGAGGGGCTAACAAGGCGCGTAGCCAGGCCCTGACCAGCGACGAGCAGATCGAGGTCAAGGCGCAGCGTCAGAACCGTATGGAAGTGAAGTCAGGCGGTAATCTGGGTGCGCTGGGTAACAAGAAGGGGCTGGATGTGCCCTTCAACGTGCGCAGCTACACCTCGGCGCTGATTCTCAACCAGCAGTCCCAGACGCTGGGCGAGGTGCTGATGAATGACCCGACCGTGCGTACAACGCTCGGTTACGGCAATTTCTCCGAACAGTTCGTGATCCGCGGCTTCCCTGTCTATGGCGATGACGTGGCAATTGACGGGCTATACGGTATCACGCCGCGCCAGCTCGTCTCGCCGCAGCTTTACGAACAGGTGCAGGTGCTCAACGGCGCCTCGGCGTTTCTTAACGGTGCGGCGCCGGGTGGCACGGCACAGGGCGGCAATATCAATCTCGAATTCAAGCATGCCGGTGATACCCCTCTGACGCGGGTGACGGGTGACTACACCAGTTCCTCGATGGGCGGAGGCGCTGTCGATGTGGGTCGACGCTTTGGCCAGGACAAGCAGTTCGGGGTGCGGATCAACGTTGCAGGTCGTAGC
The sequence above is drawn from the Asaia bogorensis NBRC 16594 genome and encodes:
- a CDS encoding MlaE family ABC transporter permease; translation: MSDEIPLYRRLLRRLGALTRRQMRFSLMLVGASWGVVREALRPTSWRRTVLHEFKNTLRQAAGGGLFSTLFTAALTGFGIVAQAIYWLGIAGMADSTDSLLATVLVREIAPVLVGIILLGRSAMLSLTQLGQLTLGGELRALQAQGIDPFMTLVMPRALAMMLSSFTLGMVFSIISLSVGYGVCRVHSVITMPLWTFLYDIVGAMKPIDYLGIPLKLTISGFLLSLATQLTGLDATRSDTIATLLPRGFARGILVIMVVNVVLGVTVA
- the ygfZ gene encoding CAF17-like 4Fe-4S cluster assembly/insertion protein YgfZ, which translates into the protein MKMARAWLTDRVILSLSGRDRVSFLQGLVSNDVNAASDEALIWAGYLTPQGRYLSDFFLWHESERLLLDVPADHADFLISRLMRFRLRADVALERTALSVEALWDDTPHEGARRDPRHPDAGWRRVTEGSDTADQADLTAYHAHRLSLGLPDAQDCESEKTLLIEANFDWLHGISFTKGCYMGQELTARTHYRGLVKKRLVPVQGDGPLPPCGTILMAEGREIGQMRSSLGQHGLAFLRREVWTTPVHHEGVTLTPIIPDWFQDEAS
- the hisI gene encoding phosphoribosyl-AMP cyclohydrolase, which translates into the protein MSYLPPDQQTIDTLLDTVRFNEDGLITALAQAAEAPHDVLMLAWMNREALAETLATGQVCYYSRSRDRLWRKGESSGQRQTLVSARLDCDRDAVLLLVNQTGVACHTGRRSCFYHEVVPEGLRDTTAPEVTPEQLYGSAH
- the pheT gene encoding phenylalanine--tRNA ligase subunit beta, coding for MKFTLSWLREHLDFTVSLDEIVSKLNAIGLEVESVENPADSLRGFRVAKILEAHRHPDADRLQVCVVAAGGDYEKVQVVCGAPNARAGLHVIFAPPGTYIPGSDITIKAGKIRGQESGGMLCSLRELGLGAESDGIAELPETVVLGQPFADYAKLDDPVIDISITPNRGDALSVRGIARDLAAAGLGHLKPWLVETVEGQFASPINWDIQYDTACPYIAGRLVRGVKNRPSPDWLRQRLESIGLKPISALVDITNYLTFDLGRPLHVFDAGKISGNTLSLTRAARETFRALDGRDLVLGTDDLVIVDSAGVQSLAGLIGGEATGVSDETTDVFIEAALFDAVRIALTGRRLGIHTDARQRFERGIDPALVLPGLEAATQLILSLCGGEASEITSAGAVPAWQREAWLRFDRLETLGGVEIPSGEATRILEHLGFAVHEQDETRACFAVPSWRNDVATGVTLDQAPHLDPAQAQNAAASVHAIEAENDLIEEVLRIYGLDSVPPLPLPLKTAIAAPALTPAQVRLGDLRRLCALRGLVETVGFSFVSHEDALLFGGAPEGLRLLNPIASDLNQMRPTPLINLARAWQRNAARGLSDAALFELGPCFHADGQKLVLAGLRGGETPRRPGTRAQPMTLWDAKADLMAALEALKLPAEALSVTADAPGHYHPGRSGVVRQGPKTVLGCFGELHPRVTRAMGIDSTLVVFEIFLDAVPLPKVKRRQPPALSAFQPVSRDFAFIVAPGVEAQAVLKAARGAERALISDVRLFDVYEGGSLEAGHRSLGIEVTLQPVKASLTDEEIEAVSEKIIAAVAKATGATLRR
- the lpxB gene encoding lipid-A-disaccharide synthase, whose translation is MPNSAITPRVIWLLAGEASGDVLGAHLMQALHARDPHLIFVGIGGPRMEALGLASLFPMRDLAVMGLVEVLPRIRQLSQRLNEAVNDVVLRQPDLIVTIDSPGFALRFLKRLRHVTVPKIHYVGPQVWAWHEKRVHSFPELWDRLLCLLPFEVEWFGERGVAVDFVGHPVLQSGADQGDAKRFRLRHGIADEAPVLILMPGSRRSEVPRLLPVYGKMLALLKQRLPGIVPVLPLSPLVAQTVRAAVARWPVKPIIVTELHDKHDAFAAAGAALTKSGTSTLELALAHVPMAVAYRVNPVTAFMARRLIKVKYVAMVNLLAGREVVPELLQERCTPEDLADASYALLTDPALGAAQREAFDAVMAQLRPPASPSHNGTPSDAAAEAVLRILNERRPVTALGTVTTTEPDAP
- a CDS encoding cache domain-containing protein, translated to MSEIIDPADPEAETRRRRLIELVGPIFGVVLVIVVIVVVTLHSYHKTRDGVIALTRDLLREEQKNLTQQVSDYLAPAPATATVARDLLTDPVTDEPPQVFLNYGASMLRNVEQVESFYLADDRGSFWFIDRAPKDIADGMEWVHLLRDKNVFRHWYYDKNNVLVRTSDTPGKNYDPRQRPWYKGAFEHPDLNWSDPYPTVATEQLIVTAASVLHTSDGHQAVFAINISLNRLTDFLAAIKIGKSGQAVVVDKEGHLIAGSHLLDVARKANWQFDKMQLDPATQPVFTRALSLFHIYGAGVHLIKAHDTQYVAIMASLHKIRPGWVLLLNAPEDDFAAFAAAAGRQGFLFSMVIVVLAGLLAGFLVRQNRRTEGLRRQIRYERAQVKAESNALNAMAGTPHLLDPGHDAPLLTQRLAELARARRVSLWRSVGEEERLLCEDSYDRTTDAHSAGMELAHSDLKNFFAMLMSGEVIESDHASAQEGLRTFQRMVMSQIGSKSVYIQPILARGTVIGMVVLEDAARPHAVSHIIAIVAEIAAVRFASMRADEASAGKPEQTQREDYGAITTRLNEGFIAAPGESSANGLKAGQYAMVPVATVLFQDSKSEATVDLIPIVQTLVERFQDVIQHAGLFSAQVLGGRLVLIGGCSQEPDPDAARRVADALLALRELALVTLSDAELTPSFRIGLDVGQAFGATLGQDPGVFNIWGEAPQTSELLAISAPDSGTIQVSEAAHALLRDYYLFRPRGMFYLPGLGITNTYVLAAKR